The Solibacillus sp. FSL R7-0668 genome includes the window AAGCAGCCATATAAATGGAAATGGGATATTGATATGATCCAGCTCATGATGAGTACCATTGTATTAGCTGGAATGCTTGTAATAAGGAGAAAATTGATATGAAACTTCACCAAATATTAATTGTAGCAGTGAGTATTATTTTTTTAGCAGCATGTAGCGAACAAACGTATGAACCACGTGAGGTAAACCAAGAAACAGATGTGTGCCAAATTTGCAATATGAGTATTACCCATGTTGATTATGCGGCACAAACCGTATTGAAAAATGGCGACCAAATCGTATTTGATGATTTAGGCTGCTTAATAGACTATATTTTACAAAATGGTGAGGACGATATTGGAGCGAGCTATATTCGTGCAGAAAATTCGTCGGAATGGCTAAATATCAAGGAAGCTGTG containing:
- a CDS encoding nitrous oxide reductase accessory protein NosL; this translates as MKLHQILIVAVSIIFLAACSEQTYEPREVNQETDVCQICNMSITHVDYAAQTVLKNGDQIVFDDLGCLIDYILQNGEDDIGASYIRAENSSEWLNIKEAVYVYSKDYWTPMNYGVLAFSAQTEAENYMNEEPGKLLQYEDLLTLNWGVHEH